Genomic segment of Citrus sinensis cultivar Valencia sweet orange chromosome 7, DVS_A1.0, whole genome shotgun sequence:
ATAAAGGGCGACTAGCgtgttctctctctctcaactcTGTCTCTGTGTCAAAATAGATCCAAAGAAATCTCCGCCGAAATCCAACAGATAGAAACTACCAGGCATGCCTAGTAACGGTGAGAAAGAAGGGACAAATGTTCCCTTGCTACAAGATTCAGCTTCGACAAATGTTCCTTTGCTACAAGATTCAGCTTCGACGGCTCCATCGCCAGACGATTCAGCTGGAACTCTTACAAGAAGGTTTTGGATTGAATCTAAAAAGCTGTGGCACATAGTTGGTCCAACAATCTTTAGCCGCATGGCCTCTTACTCTATGTTTGTCATCACTCAAGCATTTGCTGGTCATTTGGGTGATCTTGAGCTTGCTGCCATCTCCATTGCCAATACTGTGGTCGTTGCTTTTAACTTCGGCCTCTTGGTAATTCTCTTCCTTTCAGTCAATATAAAATACAGTATTAATTAGCTAAGTTAATTGGTCAAAGAGGAAAGTAAGATGGTGGAAAGTTTCCGTTTCCAAAAAATCAATCTGgatagtaatttaataatagGTCATTCACTTTATCAGCAGCTTCGTACTCtgtttgtgattatttatttatttattggtttATATATGTTCTAGCTGGGAATGGCAAGTGCGTTAGAAACTCTGTGTGGGCAAGCTTTTGGGGGCAAAAAGTATTACATGTTGGGCGTCTACATGCAACGTTCATGGATTGTGCTTTTCATATGCTGTGTTCTGCTTTTGCCTCTGTATGTTTTTGCCTCTCCAGTATTGAAGCTATTGGGCCAGCCGGATGACGTGGCAGAGCTGTCTGGGGTTGTCTCTCTATGGTTGCTACCAGTTCATTTCAGCTTTGCTTTTCAGTTTCCTCTGCAGAGATTCTTGCAAAGCCAACTTAAGACTATGGTGATTGCATGGGTTTCTTTGGCGTCTCTGTTGGTACATCTTCTGGTGACTTGGCTGTTTGTGTACAAAATGCAGCTTGGTTTGATTGGCACAGCCATCACTTTGAGTTTTTCCTggtgggttttgatttttgggaTGTTTGGATACGTTGCTTGTGGTGGGTGTCCTCGAACATGGACTGGATTCTCCATGGAAGCATTTTCTGATCTCTGGGAGTTTGTAAAACTCTCTGTTGCTTCTGGTGTCATGCTCTGGTAGGCTTTCTtaaacacatatatatttgattgaaTCTATGAAGTACAGGAATCGAtttcaatacatttttttatattaatccTTGATTGTTTAGGGTTTCTTTTGATTCCTAATTTCTTATCATTACTTTTCTGCATTTTAAATTCACAGCTTGGAGAATTGGTACTACAGAGTATTAATATTGATGACAGGAAATCTTCAAAATGCAAAAATTGCAGTGGATGCTTTGTCTATATGGTATGTctatcttttatatttatatacatatatattatatatataatatatataatatatatgtatatatatatatatgtatgtatgtatgtatgtatactcaatttaataataataatactgtaGTATTTCTATTTGGAGTCATTGTATTGTCCTGCTTGGCgctatttttatattactgaCTTACTGTTgcttggaaaaggaaaaaaaatcaaagcgATAGTGTAAAATCTTGcaataaacaattattgatCCATCAATCTCAGtggaaagtaaaataattttttgtatctgctattgttttatttcaaaacaaagaaaaaaggaaaagaaagaaagaaagaaagaaagaaactctTAATTTACTGTAATGTCTTGGTTGATTTGTGTGCTGAGATTGTTTGTCTGACTCATTTTGCAGCATGTCAATTAATGGGTGGGAGTTGATGATTCCTTTATCCTTCTTTGCTGGAACCGGGTAACACCTGTCATCTCCCTTGACTCCTTATCTTTTCCAAAACTTATGGTTGAGCCTATACCAAGTGCAAGGCCTCGGATTTTGGCTTGTTCTAATCTATGATCATTGTATCCATTGatgtttgacaaattcatTTAAAGAGGTGGGACAAATAACTTATTGCTTAGCAAGAAAATGACAGCTGGTCTTTTTTTATGCCCGGTGCAAAATAGCGACCTtcacattttaatattcatcAGTATGTCCTCATAGAGTGGTTTGGTTTAAAatttggggaaaaaataaaagaagaaaaaacaccAATGTCCCACAGGATAATTACCTAaaaattcaagtaaataatatgCTTGTGAGATAGCTTTGCAGCATtggattaatttttctactgCTTCTTGACTTTCATTCTCCCTGATGAAATGTGTTTCTTTTAATATCTGACCTGAATGATAGACGAGTATGCAACCAATTTGCATAACTCGGCTGCATGTTTTTCAATATATAcctacatatatatatgtaatacaCCACAGATGTCCCACCTGATAATTACCTAGGTattcaagtaaataatatgcttgttatattattttgcatgTATTTGGGACACAGATAGATTAATGCTTGTAATGATATTGATATGTATACTGCATCCAGGGTGAGGGTTTCAAATGAGCTTGGAGCTGGTAATGGGAAAGGAGCCAGATTTGCTACTATAGTATCAGTGGTGACCTCGATTGCAATTGGTGTCTTCTTCTTTATACTGAT
This window contains:
- the LOC102628472 gene encoding protein DETOXIFICATION 27-like isoform X2, with the protein product MPSNGEKEGTNVPLLQDSASTNVPLLQDSASTAPSPDDSAGTLTRRFWIESKKLWHIVGPTIFSRMASYSMFVITQAFAGHLGDLELAAISIANTVVVAFNFGLLLGMASALETLCGQAFGGKKYYMLGVYMQRSWIVLFICCVLLLPLYVFASPVLKLLGQPDDVAELSGVVSLWLLPVHFSFAFQFPLQRFLQSQLKTMVIAWVSLASLLVHLLVTWLFVYKMQLGLIGTAITLSFSWWVLIFGMFGYVACGGCPRTWTGFSMEAFSDLWEFVKLSVASGVMLCLENWYYRVLILMTGNLQNAKIAVDALSICMSINGWELMIPLSFFAGTGVRVSNELGAGNGKGARFATIVSVVTSIAIGVFFFILILIFHNELALIFSSSEAILQVVSKMSILLAFTILLNSVQPVLSGVAVGSGWQSIVAYINLGCYYLIGVPLGILLGWVFHQGVMGIWAGMIFGGTAVQTLILAIITMRCDWDREAEKAATALRNIK